In Arachis hypogaea cultivar Tifrunner chromosome 2, arahy.Tifrunner.gnm2.J5K5, whole genome shotgun sequence, a genomic segment contains:
- the LOC112732711 gene encoding putative disease resistance RPP13-like protein 1, which yields MAGALVGGAFLSGFINVVFDRLLTMDTANLVLGKKLGPDLVERLKTALLGAEALVADAEMKQFGNPSVRKWLDSLCDAVYCAEDLLDTVLAKAATQKELSSSWWSPSFFTNREREMVEKMEAVVRRIEDLGKQKDFLGLEKIPTGSSSWRTPSTSLVRGNVYGREDDKKALVKMLNDNNEHHLSVIAIVGIGGVGKTTLAQWMYNNEEFMKEFDLKAWVCVSEKFEVVETARNVRKQIHGGACSLDDFNSLQNALKEELSNKKFFILLDDVWSDDGDKWSNFMTPFQYGKKGSIILLTTRGENVAFALQNCRPYFLKGLSEDYCWSVFAENASFPQSNGGAALEEIGRKIVKKCDGSPLAAETLGRLLRTKHDVQEWNKILMSDIWELSVEKSKIIPALLISYFHLPAYLKRCFVFCSLYPKDYKFRKDELIFLWMIEDLLPPPKKGESLEEVGCECFDELTSRLFFTHQLLDGVVDAFVMHDLLHDLAIFLAGNFYCNAEKLSEEEEVRIQTRHLRVDLYHCGSKLNNFISKAKSLRTLLFRGFHHPNFENKKATGDILSKCKYLRALSFHKVDVLPSSIGKLIHLRHLDLSYCSIKTLPKSLCNLRNLQTLKLYGCYELTMLPSGLHNLVSLRHLDIRGTYLEEMPPKMNKLIHLDILSDFLVDKHKNNGIRELGGISNLHGSFQLKKLENVVDAKDAKSARMIDKKHIECILLEWSSGDEIVSNKQTEREILDSLQPHNGLKELKIKGYKGTIFPDWVGHSSYQNMTSVSLESCKNCCMLPALGQLQSLKALHIQGFEQLKSIGMEFYKNEGGQHSSPIALFPSLERLVFRHMPCWEVWQLPESETFPQLRVLEIINCPMLQGNILGEVFWRVISSLLSGVSEVRKLCICKNRSGRSETLYLREDTLSIRGCESVIDSVFKAISIHQLEFPEQQQHKYDLVELQIGKNCGSLTALSLDAFPNLKNLAIHRSGNLESISMSEPPHASLQHLSISECPEFVSFPVEGLAAPNLTDLDVFRCSKLVALPRDMNTLLPNLQSLSVQDCPKISRFPECGLPPNLKQLTVGRQWRDLLPMANLDALAHLTIIDDYWSPSMIKSFPEVGSLPQLPSLTTLRLFNFKNLETLECNELLRLTSLQQLHIKYCNKLENMEGEKLPPSLLLLQIKECGLLGEHCKNKHQLIWPKIFHIPTIQVDDKHIF from the coding sequence ATGGCTGGTGCACTTGTTGGTGGAGCTTTTCTTTCTGGCTTCATTAACGTTGTCTTTGACCGGCTCCTTACAATGGATACTGCCAACTTGGTCTTGGGCAAGAAACTTGGCCCTGACTTGGTTGAAAGGCTGAAGACTGCTCTGTTGGGTGCTGAAGCTCTTGTTGCTGATGCTGAGATGAAGCAGTTCGGTAATCCATCTGTGAGGAAGTGGCTCGATAGTCTCTGTGATGCTGTTTACTGTGCTGAGGACTTGCTCGACACTGTCCTCGCCAAAGCTGCCACTCAAAAGGAGCTAAGTTCTTCCTGGTGGTCCCCTAGCTTCTTCACCAACCGAGAGAGGGAGATGGTAGAGAAGATGGAAGCGGTAGTTAGAAGAATAGAGGATCTTGGAAAACAAAAAGATTTCCTTGGTCTTGAAAAGATTCCCACTGGTAGCTCATCATGGAGGACTCCGTCCACTTCTCTTGTGAGAGGGAATGTGTACGGCAGGGAGGATGACAAGAAGGCCTTAGTCAAGATGCTGAATGACAACAATGAGCATCACCTCTCTGTGATTGCTATTGTTGGCATAGGTGGGGTTGGTAAAACAACTTTGGCCCAATGGATGTACAACAACGAGGAGTTCATGAAGGAATTTGATCTGAAAGCATGGGTTTGCGTTTCGGAGAAGTTTGAAGTTGTTGAGACTGCAAGGAATGTCAGGAAGCAGATCCATGGAGGCGCCTGTAGTCTCGACGATTTCAATTCACTTCAAAATGCTTTGAAAGAAGAATTGTCCAATAAGAAGTTCTTTATTCTTCTAGATGATGTTTGGAGTGATGATGGTGACAAATGGAGTAATTTTATGACCCCTTTCCAATATGGGAAGAAGGGAAGTATTATTCTTCTAACTACTCGCGGGGAAAATGTTGCTTTTGCACTTCAAAACTGTCGCCCTTATTTTCTCAAAGGGTTGTCAGAAGACTATTGTTGGTCAGTGTTTGCGGAAAATGCATCTTTTCCACAATCTAATGGGGGTGCAGCACTTGAAGAAATAGGTAGAAAGATTGTCAAGAAGTGTGATGGCTCGCCATTAGCTGCAGAAACACTTGGTCGCTTGTTACGTACGAAGCATGATGTTCAGGAATGGAACAAGATATTAATGAGTGATATTTGGGAACTTTCTGTGGAGAAGAGTAAGATTATCCCAGCATTATTGATAAGTTACTTTCATCTCCCTGCATATTTGAAACGATGTTTTGTTTTTTGTTCTTTATATCCCAAAGATTATAAATTTAGGAAAGATGAATTGATCTTTTTGTGGATGATAGAAGATCTTTTACCACCACCAAAGAAAGGAGAGAGTTTAGAAGAAGTTGGTTGCGAGTGTTTTGATGAACTAACTTCTAGATTGTTTTTCACACATCAGCTTCTAGATGGGGTTGTAGATGCTTTTGTGATGCATGATCTCTTGCATGACTTAGCAATATTCCTTGCTGGAAATTTCTATTGCAATGCAGAAAAACTTAGTGAAGAGGAGGAGGTCCGGATTCAGACTCGGCATTTGCGTGTAGATTTATATCATTGTGGCTCAaaacttaataattttatttctaaagcAAAATCTTTGAGGACATTATTGTTTAGAGGATTTCACCATCCCAACTTCGAGAATAAAAAGGCGACAGGTGACATATTATCAAAGTGTAAATACTTGAGAGCTTTATCCTTTCATAAAGTTGATGTGCTGCCTAGTTCAATAGGAAAATTGATCCATCTGCGCCACTTGGATCTCTCTTATTGTTCTATTAAGACATTGCCCAAGTCTTTGTGCAACTTGCGGAATTTGCAAACGTTGAAGTTGTATGGTTGTTATGAGCTAACTATGTTGCCTAGTGGTTTGCATAATCTAGTGAGTTTGCGGCATCTTGATATTAGGGGAACTTATTTGGAAGAAATGCCCCCAAAAATGAACAAATTGATACACTTGGACATTTTAAGCGATTTTCTGGTGGACAAGCATAAAAATAATGGAATCCGGGAATTAGGAGGAATCTCAAATCTTCATGGATCATTTCAGCTTAAGAAGTTGGAGAATGTTGTTGACGCCAAAGATGCAAAGAGTGCAAGGATGATAGACAAGAAGCACATTGAGTGCATATTGTTGGAATGGTCTTCAGGTGATGAGATAGTTTCAAACAAGCAAACTGAAAGAGAGATATTGGACAGCTTGCAACCTCACAATGGGTTGAAAGAGTTGAAAATCAAAGGATACAAGGGTACAATATTTCCAGATTGGGTTGGGCATTCCTCCTACCAAAACATGACAAGTGTATCTCTAGAGTCTTGCAAGAATTGCTGCATGCTGCCTGCACTTGGACAGCTGCAATCTCTTAAGGCCCTGCACATTCAAGGTTTCGAACAGCTCAAGAGCATCGGCATGGAGTTTTACAAGAATGAAGGCGGTCAACATTCTTCGCCTATTGCACTATTTCCCTCACTGGAGAGATTGGTATTTCGGCATATGCCATGTTGGGAAGTGTGGCAGTTACCTGAATCAGAAACTTTTCCTCAGCTCAGGGTGCTTGAAATAATAAATTGTCCAATGTTACAGGGAAATATTCTTGGTGAAGTATTCTGGAGAGTCATTTCTTCTTTGTTGTCAGGTGTTTCGGAAGTTCGAAAACTATGTATATGTAAAAATCGTAGTGGACGATCTGAAACGTTGTATCTTCGTGAGGATACCTTATCAATTAGGGGATGTGAGTCGGTGATAGATTCTGTATTTAAGGCAATCAGCATCCACCAACTGGAATTCCCGGAGCAGCAACAACACAAGTATGATTTGGTAGAGCTACAAATTGGGAAAAACTGTGGTTCACTGACTGCATTGTCGTTGGATGCCTTTCCCAATCTCAAGAATCTCGCGATACATAGGTCTGGTAATCTGGAATCAATTTCAATGTCAGAGCCACCACATGCTTCTCTTCAACATCTCTCCATCTCTGAATGTCCCGAATTTGTGTCATTTCCAGTAGAAGGACTGGCTGCACCCAACTTGACTGATCTCGATGTTTTCAGGTGCTCAAAGTTGGTGGCATTGCCACGTGACATGAATACTCTCCTCCCCAATTTGCAGTCTCTCAGCGTACAAGATTGCCCAAAGATTTCCAGGTTTCCAGAGTGTGGTTTGCCGCCTAACTTGAAACAGCTTACTGTCGGGAGACAATGGAGGGATCTATTGCCGATGGCCAACTTGGATGCCCTCGCTCATCTCACCATTATTGATGATTATTGGTCTCCGAGCATGATAAAGTCATTCCCAGAGGTGGGTTCGCTGCCTCAACTTCCCTCCCTTACCACTCTACGTCTCTTCAACTTTAAGAATCTGGAGACATTGGAGTGCAACGAGCTTCTCCGCCTCACCTCCCTTCAACAATTGCACATTAAGTACTGCAACAAGCTGGAGAATATGGAAGGAGAAAAGCTGCCTCCCTCTCTCTTGCTACTTCAAATTAAAGAGTGTGGTTTGCTGGGAGAACACTGCAAGAACAAGCATCAACTAATCTGGCCCAAAATTTTCCACATCCCCACCATTCAGGTCGATGACAAACACATTTTCTGA
- the LOC112732720 gene encoding putative disease resistance RPP13-like protein 1 gives MAGALVGGAFLSGFINVVFDRLLTTDAVNLVLGKKLGPDLVERLKTALFGAEGLVADAELKQFGNPSVRKWLDSLRDAVYCAQDLLDAVLLKATTQKNASSSWSLSFFINRDRDEMVDKMEGMVRRVEDLGKQKDFLGLEKIPTGSSSWRTPTSSLVRGNVYGREDDKKALVKMLKDNSEHHLSVISIVGIGGVGKTTLAQWLYNNGNLMKGFDLKAWVCISENFDIVETTKNVIKEISPDTQGLEHFNSLHRALKEKLLNKKFFIVLDDVWSDDGDKWSNFMTPFQQNGNKGSIVLLTTREENVASAVQNCQPYFLRKLSEDYCWSVFADNASFPQSNGRAALEEIGRKIVKKCDGLPLAAETLGRLLRTKHDVEEWNKILMSHIWGFSVEKSKIIPALLISYIHLPPYLKRCFVYCALYPKDYKFVKDKLILLWIAEDLLPPPKRGESLEELGCECFDELTSRLFFTKSEDFGDYFVMHDLLHDLAIFLAGDFYCNSEELGKEEIKIQTRHLYVDLSRCRSKLYNSISKVESLRTLLLLDDFSSPNSNTEVATCEILSKCKYLRVLSLDKHDVVPNSIGELIHLRYLDLSWTDIKTLPESFCNLCNLQILKLRRCYELTTLPSGFHNLVSLRHLDIRETSLEEMPGKMSKLNQLHVLSYFVVGKHEDNGIQELGGLVNLHGSIEIKKLENIIDVKEAKRAKIMDMKHIDELCLEWSSGDDLVSSTQRERDILDNLQPQNGLKELKIKGYKGTIFPDWLGNCSYENMTRVSLKFCKNCCMLPSLGQLPSLKSLSIGGFDQLRSIGEEFYKNEGDHHSSHIAPFPSLESLKFDNMACWEVWHLPDLKAFPQLKRLQIRNCRMLKEEMLNQVFFRIVSSLSDVSNVRKLHIDNNFIERHIFLDGDTLTIGGSESLMESALKAMMSINHLRCLQEIHIEGCRKLEFPQLQQHKYDLVELQIVDSCDSLTSLSLDVFPNLKNLELEGCMNLESVSLSEAPHAALQRATIFDCPELVSFAGEGLAAPNLTHLSITWCSKLEALPRDMNSRLLDLQSLEIYGCPNICRLPEGGLPPNLKSLDVGFCEKQMKNLSWMANLDALTHLTIEGHYCDNINSYPEVGSLPHLPSLTTLYIEYFDNLETLECNELFCLTSLQQLHIVYCSKLENMEGEKLPPSLLLLKIERCRLLGEHCKNKHQLILPKISYIPDIRVV, from the coding sequence ATGGCTGGTGCACTTGTTGGTGGAGCTTTTCTTTCTGGCTTCATTAACGTTGTCTTTGACAGGCTCCTTACAACAGATGCTGTCAACTTGGTCTTGGGCAAGAAACTTGGCCCTGACTTGGTTGAAAGGCTGAAGACTGCTCTGTTTGGTGCTGAAGGTCTTGTTGCTGATGCTGAGTTGAAGCAGTTCGGTAATCCATCTGTGAGGAAGTGGCTCGATAGTCTCCGGGATGCTGTTTACTGTGCTCAGGACTTGCTGGATGCTGTCCTCCTCAAAGCCACCACTCAAAAGAATGCAAGTTCTTCCTGGTCCCTTAGCTTCTTCATCAACCGAGATAGGGATGAAATGGTAGACAAGATGGAAGGGATGGTTAGAAGAGTTGAGGATCTTGGAAAACAAAAAGATTTCCTTGGTCTTGAAAAGATTCCCACTGGTAGCTCATCATGGAGGACTCCAACCAGTTCCCTTGTGAGAGGGAATGTGTATGGCAGGGAGGATGACAAGAAGGCCTTAGTCAAGATGCTGAAGGACAACAGTGAGCATCACTTGTCTGTGATCTCTATTGTTGGCATAGGTGGGGTTGGTAAAACAACTTTGGCTCAGTGGCTGTACAACAACGGGAATTTAATGAAAGGATTTGATCTGAAAGCATGGGTTTGCATCTCGGAGAACTTTGATATCGTTGAGACTACAAAGAATGTTATAAAGGAGATCTCTCCAGATACTCAAGGTCTTGAGCATTTTAATTCACTTCACCGTgctttgaaagaaaaattgttgaATAAGAAGTTCTTTATTGTTCTGGATGATGTTTGGAGTGATGATGGTGACAAATGGAGTAATTTTATGACCCCTTTCCAACAAAATGGGAATAAGGGAAGTATTGTTCTTCTGACTACTCGGGAGGAAAATGTTGCTTCCGCAGTTCAAAATTGTCAGCCTTATTTTCTCAGGAAGTTGTCGGAGGACTATTGTTGGTCAGTGTTTGCAGATAATGCATCTTTTCCACAGTCAAATGGGAGAGCAGCACTTGAAGAAATAGGTAGAAAGATTGTCAAGAAGTGTGATGGCTTGCCATTAGCTGCAGAAACACTTGGTCGCTTGTTACGTACAAAGCACGATGTTGAGGAATGGAACAAGATACTAATGAGTCATATTTGGGGATTTTCGGTGGAGAAGAGTAAGATTATTCCAGCATTACTGATAAGTTACATCCATCTTCCTCCATATTTAAAGCGTTGTTTTGTTTATTGTGCTTTATATCCCAAGGATTATAAATTTGTGAAAGATAAATTAATCCTTTTGTGGATAGCAGAAGATCTTTTACCACCACCAAAGAGAGGAGAAAGTTTAGAAGAACTTGGTTGTGAGTGTTTTGATGAACTAACTTCCAGATTATTTTTCACGAAGAGTGAAGACTTTGGTGATTATTTTGTGATGCATGATCTTTTGCATGACTTAGCAATATTCCTTGCTGGAGATTTCTATTGCAACTCAGAAGAACTTGGTAAAGAGGAGATAAAGATTCAGACTCGGCATTTGTATGTAGATTTAAGTCGTTGTAGGTCAAAACTTTATAATTCTATTTCTAAAGTAGAATCTTTGagaacattattattgttggacgATTTCTCATCTCCCAACTCCAACACTGAAGTGGCAACATGTGAGATATTATCAAAGTGTAAATACTTGAGAGTTTTATCCCTTGATAAACATGATGTGGTGCCTAATTCAATAGGAGAATTGATCCATCTGCGCTACTTGGATCTCTCTTGGACTGATATTAAGACATTGCCAGAGTCTTTCTGCAACTTGTGTAATTTGCAAATATTGAAGTTGCGTCGTTGTTACGAACTAACTACGCTGCCTAGTGGTTTTCATAATCTTGTGAGTTTACGGCATCTTGACATTAGAGAAACTTCTTTGGAAGAAATGCCCGGAAAAATGAGCAAATTGAATCAATTGCACGTTTTAAGTTACTTCGTCGTTGGCAAGCACGAAGATAATGGAATCCAGGAGTTAGGAGGGCTGGTAAATCTTCACGGATCCATTGAGATTAAGAAGTTGGAGAATATTATTGATGTGAAAGAAGCAAAGAGGGCAAAGATAATGGATATGAAGCACATTGATGAATTATGTTTGGAATGGTCTTCAGGTGATGATTTGGTTTCAAGTACACAAAGAGAAAGAGACATCCTCGATAACTTGCAACCGCAGAATGGGTTGAAAGAGTTGAAAATCAAGGGATACAAGGGTACAATATTTCCAGATTGGTTGGGGAACTGTTCCTACGAAAACATGACACGTGTATCTCTAAAGTTTTGCAAGAATTGCTGCATGCTGCCCTCACTTGGACAGCTGCCATCTCTTAAGTCCCTCAGCATTGGAGGTTTCGATCAGCTGAGGAGCATTGGCGAGGAGTTTTACAAGAATGAAGGAGATCATCATTCTTCGCATATTGCACCGTTTCCCTCACTGGAGAGTTTGAAGTTTGATAACATGGCATGTTGGGAGGTGTGGCACTTACCTGACTTAAAAGCTTTTCCTCAGCTTAAGAGGCTTCAAATAAGAAATTGTCGAATGTTGAAGGAAGAGATGCTTAATCAGGTATTCTTCAGAATAGTTTCTTCTCTGTCAGATGTTTCAAATGTTCGCAAACTACATATAGACAACAACTTCATAGAACGGCACATTTTTCTTGATGGGGATACTTTAACAATTGGGGGAAGTGAATCTCTGATGGAGTCTGCATTGAAGGCAATGATGAGCATCAACCATCTACGTTGCCTCCAAGAAATACACATCGAAGGGTGTAGAAAACTAGAATTCCCCCAGCTACAGCAGCACAAGTATGATTTGGTAGAGCTACAAATAGTAGACAGTTGTGATTCACTGACCTCCTTGTCATTAGATGTCTTTCCCAATCTCAAGAATTTGGAGTTAGAAGGGTGTATGAATCTGGAATCAGTGTCATTGTCAGAGGCACCACACGCTGCTCTTCAACGTGCCACCATCTTTGACTGCCCTGAATTAGTGTCATTTGCAGGAGAAGGACTGGCTGCACCCAACTTGACTCATCTCAGCATCACATGGTGCTCAAAGTTGGAGGCATTACCACGTGACATGAATAGTCGACTCCTAGATTTACAGTCTCTCGAGATATATGGCTGCCCAAACATTTGCAGGTTGCCAGAGGGTGGTTTGCCGCCTAACTTGAAATCACTTGATGTGGGATTTTGCGAGAAACAAATGAAGAATCTATCATGGATGGCCAACTTGGACGCCCTTACTCATCTTACCATTGAAGGTCATTACTGCGACAACATAAATTCATACCCAGAGGTGGGTTCGCTGCCTCACCTTCCCTCCCTTACCACTCTTTATATTGAATACTTTGATAATCTGGAGACGTTGGAGTGCAACGAGCTTTTCTGCCTCACCTCCCTTCAACAGTTGCACATTGTGTACTGTTCAAAGCTGGAGAATATGGAAGGAGAAAAGCTGCCTCCCTCTCTCTTGTTACTCAAAATTGAACGGTGTCGTTTGCTGGGAGAACATTGCAAGAACAAGCATCAACTAATCTTGCCCAAAATTTCCTACATCCCTGACATTAGAGTCGTCTAA